From the genome of Arthrobacter alpinus, one region includes:
- a CDS encoding SGNH/GDSL hydrolase family protein, whose protein sequence is MTLLVGLSGLILSLLGCQGSNVNPTAPEQAASNHAHNPKVVVIGDSLSTGYGTSPEYAWPQLINADPHDTDDTDHKPDLKSAAQNGSGYTAIGDNRSTFGSQVEQEVEDNTGLVLFFGSVNDRGKEPAAIANAAMAAYAAAKATAPGATLLVVGPPSYTDMPDAQTLAVRDAVEKAAGAAGVTFVDPIAQGWFLGQAPGLVGPDGVHLSVAGQRYVQVQMRNLIEKYSEATPATGAAPSTQGT, encoded by the coding sequence GTGACCTTGCTTGTGGGGTTATCGGGGCTCATTCTGTCCCTGCTTGGCTGCCAAGGAAGCAACGTCAACCCAACGGCACCCGAACAAGCGGCGTCCAACCACGCTCACAACCCAAAAGTGGTGGTCATTGGCGACTCGCTCAGCACTGGCTACGGAACGTCCCCGGAGTATGCCTGGCCGCAACTGATCAACGCCGATCCCCACGACACAGACGACACAGACCACAAACCGGACCTGAAAAGCGCCGCGCAAAATGGCAGTGGCTATACGGCCATCGGGGACAACCGCTCAACGTTTGGTTCACAGGTGGAGCAGGAAGTGGAGGACAACACCGGGCTGGTCCTGTTCTTTGGCTCGGTGAATGACCGGGGGAAAGAACCGGCAGCCATAGCCAACGCAGCCATGGCAGCCTACGCCGCAGCCAAGGCAACAGCTCCGGGGGCCACGCTGCTGGTGGTGGGGCCGCCGTCGTACACTGACATGCCCGACGCGCAAACGCTGGCAGTCCGGGACGCGGTGGAAAAGGCAGCAGGGGCTGCAGGGGTGACCTTCGTGGATCCCATCGCCCAAGGCTGGTTCCTGGGTCAAGCCCCCGGGCTGGTGGGCCCAGATGGCGTACACCTTTCCGTAGCCGGCCAACGCTATGTTCAGGTGCAGATGAGGAACCTCATCGAGAAGTACTCGGAGGCGACGCCCGCCACCGGAGCTGCGCCCTCCACCCAAGGCACATGA
- a CDS encoding Ig-like domain-containing protein, whose amino-acid sequence MALHHLFTRSASKKQLFTATGALVLSAAVVTGAIVYPGFTTADVDLNDGSVWVTNRADGLVGHLNDQSKVLDGGFTATTTNFDVVQNDNNVFMGNDGGTLLNPVNIPMMAMASETTLGGGKQVSQGRNIVALSDSGAGKVWAVANLDVPGFNDKATAPVLTGLRGAVSVTAPDDTIYTVEVESGDLITTVLDDAGKVASQKRVNLAGLAGFKDVQLSVAGGNPVAFSPEAGKLFLPGGKSVGVPNAQGALLAQPTNDAKFVALESATALLRQPLDGSAATVLELGSTGKAVAPVVQGDCVHAAWSGANKYVRACPDSGDLIDIPKASGTSVFVFRKNRNVVVLNDINTGNVWLVNQNMLLVNNWDDLKTDLKKADNADKESADPNVVSTLPDRTKPNRPPEAAPDSFGVRAGRTTILPVLFNDSDPDGDVLTVEPPAVEPSIGAVQSIYGGTGLQVNVPEGQKGSGQFGYIANDGRGGTSRADVSVRVVPPSENSPPMSVRDSTMVVEAGQTMSQNVLSDWIDPDGDDIFLTDAVSDDQSAVIKTSPDGELQYTDDGESPGLKTMTITVSDGQASTEQLVKVNVKVGGTVPPVANADFFRSVVGQPVPLSPLKNDQDPAGGTLRLASVSKPANATVSKIADNGTVTFTATVPGPVYLEYQVTNGPMSATGLIRVDVDPADTAGPPVAVKDVAMLPSGGSVLVDVLGNDSDPANGVLVIQSVDVPGGAPISATIIERNVIKLTDVRGLNGPLGIKYTISNGVASAVGEISVIRIPASDKLLPPRVEPDTAVVRVGDVVSIPVLANDTDPNGEVLKAPVVVEAGDPDAGKLFADQNQLRYIAGQAPKKVTGVYQVANSSGQMGSAPVDITIVAADPERNLPPAPKNLTGRVIAGDKVKIPVTLNGIDPEGDSVELVGIDKAPKLGTAETGNGYIFYTAGGSSAGTDTFTYRVRDRLGAEAIARVDVGVAPPLAMNHPPVTEDDFITIRPGRKVALDVVLNDSDPDGGVLGLVKDGFRGPEGMAPTVSPQGKVVLTSPTETGVATMMYTVVDKFGATATGNIRMTVTPDAPLKAPIARDDRVTVKQMLGRNTVDVPVLDNDADPDGVSETLKVSVVSAPGMPTTSASVTSSGAVRVALEAAEQMIPYTITDQDGLQATAIIWVPGLDKQYPVLGKNDVIRVTAGQSATMKLSEYVQVREGRQPRLTEASKISLLGAANDNVIVGDGAGINYAADIKFYGPGSITFEVTDGTGPDDPDGLKSTLTVMTIVDPASSDAADKDKENTPPTFTGSTLEVPAQKTATLDVGPLAFDVDPGDKEKFKYSMAGAAPAGFKVELKGTVLTATQNDGTKVGATGTIRLQVTDGNSEPVAADVVLKATSSPEPLPVANDDIILDAHAGREEVIKVLLNDVNPFPDTPLKVVGTSMETGSPGITVSNKDDSVTVNTEPNYKGTVVVRYIVADKTKDADRYANGRIRITVKGKPDAPSKPQVVEEKDQSVLLKWVPPADNGSPITRYTVEWVGGRQDCAANTCTVMGLKNAQAYKFTVTATNDVGTSAPSPSSVSATPDRMPDAPAAPQTLFGDQQVDLSWVTPVGEFSAVTKYNVQISPAPAGQNGQKSAVTGNKLTWTGLANGTEYQFRVQAINNAPNPSEWGKYSASVIPAGLPTVPAIPRVDTRAAVGTNSQVAVTWPPVTDNGDPISAYEVERTGGGQSATTQIVTNTTATFSVSTSTEGYQYRVRATNKAGTTAYGAASAPQRAVGKVDVMAAPAISIVDPNGNGGYVTVTYTPLSANQLNGYAAGEVQYCVKLSTAAEACGVPSGAKLASPNAEVVYATVRAQATAGSWSSAGDASAASGTVAPYGVPFAPTVAGSTAPAQVKTVSWSWGVANANGSDIVRYEISLNGAGWASVGGNRIYSTATGNFNDTATLSVRSCHAGACGAGSPAVTSRAGSAPPPPVTQWNLTNSGNDSCMDPAGGTNWTGNGCNGGHWLNRGETMTTTCYINRGGSLPGPWYRQVSGPNAANNGLYARWDAFNTDRNAHPIAPIPLC is encoded by the coding sequence ATGGCATTGCACCACCTCTTCACCCGGTCCGCCAGTAAAAAACAGCTGTTCACCGCAACTGGTGCGCTGGTTCTTTCGGCGGCAGTGGTGACAGGTGCCATCGTGTATCCGGGGTTCACCACCGCCGACGTTGACCTCAATGACGGTAGTGTCTGGGTGACTAACCGCGCCGACGGCCTGGTGGGCCACCTCAACGACCAGTCCAAGGTCCTCGACGGCGGATTCACGGCCACCACCACCAACTTTGACGTGGTCCAAAACGACAACAACGTCTTCATGGGCAACGACGGCGGCACCTTGCTGAACCCCGTAAACATCCCCATGATGGCCATGGCCTCGGAAACCACCTTGGGCGGCGGAAAACAGGTTTCCCAGGGCAGAAACATTGTTGCACTGAGCGATTCCGGCGCCGGCAAGGTGTGGGCCGTGGCGAACCTGGACGTGCCCGGATTCAATGACAAAGCCACGGCCCCGGTTCTTACCGGACTGCGCGGCGCCGTTTCCGTGACCGCCCCGGATGACACCATTTACACAGTTGAAGTTGAGTCCGGGGACCTGATCACCACGGTGCTGGACGACGCCGGCAAGGTCGCCTCCCAGAAGCGGGTGAACCTGGCGGGCCTGGCCGGATTCAAAGACGTGCAGTTGAGCGTGGCCGGTGGCAATCCTGTGGCGTTTTCGCCCGAGGCCGGCAAACTGTTCCTGCCCGGCGGCAAGAGCGTGGGGGTCCCTAACGCCCAGGGTGCGCTGTTGGCACAACCAACAAATGACGCAAAATTTGTGGCGTTGGAAAGCGCCACGGCACTACTGCGTCAACCTTTGGACGGGTCCGCAGCGACGGTGCTTGAGTTGGGTTCCACCGGTAAGGCTGTGGCCCCCGTGGTACAGGGCGATTGCGTCCACGCCGCTTGGTCCGGGGCCAACAAGTATGTGCGGGCGTGCCCGGACAGCGGGGATCTCATCGACATCCCCAAAGCGAGCGGCACCTCAGTGTTCGTCTTCCGCAAGAACCGCAACGTGGTGGTGCTCAACGACATCAACACCGGCAATGTGTGGCTCGTCAACCAAAACATGCTGCTCGTGAACAACTGGGATGACCTGAAGACGGACCTGAAAAAAGCTGACAACGCCGACAAGGAATCCGCCGATCCTAACGTGGTCAGCACCCTGCCGGACAGGACGAAACCAAACCGCCCGCCGGAGGCCGCCCCGGACTCCTTTGGCGTCCGGGCAGGGAGAACAACCATCCTGCCGGTTTTGTTCAACGACTCCGACCCCGATGGTGACGTGCTCACGGTGGAGCCCCCCGCCGTCGAACCCTCCATAGGTGCCGTGCAGTCCATCTATGGTGGCACTGGTCTGCAGGTCAACGTTCCGGAAGGGCAAAAAGGTTCCGGGCAGTTCGGCTACATCGCCAATGACGGCCGTGGCGGCACATCCCGTGCCGACGTGTCCGTGCGGGTGGTTCCGCCCAGTGAAAACTCGCCGCCGATGTCTGTGCGTGATTCCACCATGGTGGTGGAGGCGGGCCAGACCATGAGCCAAAACGTGCTCTCCGACTGGATCGACCCCGACGGCGATGACATCTTCTTGACGGACGCCGTCTCCGACGATCAGAGCGCCGTTATCAAGACCAGCCCCGACGGTGAGCTCCAATACACCGACGACGGCGAAAGCCCCGGCCTGAAGACCATGACGATCACGGTTTCCGACGGCCAGGCCAGCACCGAACAACTGGTCAAGGTCAACGTCAAAGTGGGTGGCACGGTGCCGCCGGTGGCCAACGCCGACTTCTTCCGATCCGTGGTGGGCCAGCCCGTGCCACTGTCACCGCTGAAAAACGACCAGGACCCCGCTGGTGGCACACTCCGCCTGGCCAGCGTGTCCAAGCCCGCCAACGCCACCGTGTCCAAGATCGCGGACAACGGCACCGTGACGTTCACCGCCACCGTGCCGGGCCCGGTATACCTGGAATACCAGGTGACGAACGGGCCCATGAGCGCCACCGGTCTGATCCGTGTCGATGTGGACCCCGCCGACACCGCCGGGCCTCCGGTGGCCGTGAAAGACGTGGCCATGCTCCCGTCGGGCGGTTCCGTGCTGGTGGATGTGCTGGGCAACGACTCGGACCCGGCCAATGGTGTGCTGGTGATTCAGTCGGTGGATGTCCCGGGCGGGGCGCCGATCTCGGCCACCATCATTGAACGCAACGTCATCAAGCTCACCGACGTGCGGGGCCTTAACGGACCCCTGGGCATCAAATACACCATCTCCAACGGCGTCGCCAGTGCGGTCGGGGAAATCTCTGTCATCAGGATCCCGGCGTCAGATAAACTGTTGCCTCCGCGCGTGGAGCCGGACACCGCCGTCGTTCGGGTGGGGGACGTTGTCAGCATCCCCGTCCTGGCCAACGACACCGATCCCAACGGTGAGGTACTCAAGGCTCCTGTTGTGGTGGAAGCCGGTGACCCGGACGCCGGCAAGCTCTTTGCCGACCAAAACCAGCTGCGCTACATTGCCGGGCAGGCGCCCAAAAAGGTCACCGGCGTGTACCAAGTGGCCAACAGCTCCGGGCAGATGGGTTCTGCCCCCGTCGACATCACCATTGTTGCCGCCGACCCGGAACGCAACCTGCCGCCGGCACCCAAAAACTTGACGGGCCGGGTCATCGCCGGGGACAAGGTGAAGATCCCTGTCACGCTGAACGGCATTGACCCCGAGGGGGACTCCGTGGAACTGGTGGGCATCGACAAGGCGCCCAAACTGGGCACGGCGGAAACCGGCAACGGCTACATTTTTTACACAGCCGGCGGCAGTTCTGCAGGGACGGACACGTTCACCTACAGGGTCCGTGACAGGCTCGGCGCCGAGGCCATCGCCCGCGTGGATGTGGGCGTGGCGCCTCCCTTGGCCATGAACCACCCACCCGTCACGGAGGACGACTTCATCACCATCCGGCCGGGGCGCAAGGTAGCCCTGGACGTGGTGCTCAACGACTCCGATCCCGACGGCGGCGTGCTGGGACTGGTGAAGGACGGTTTCAGGGGTCCTGAGGGAATGGCGCCCACCGTCTCGCCCCAAGGCAAGGTTGTGCTGACCTCGCCCACGGAAACCGGCGTGGCCACCATGATGTACACGGTGGTGGACAAGTTCGGGGCCACCGCCACCGGCAACATTCGCATGACCGTCACCCCGGACGCGCCCTTGAAGGCGCCCATCGCCCGCGACGACCGGGTCACGGTGAAACAAATGCTGGGTAGGAACACCGTTGACGTGCCCGTCCTTGACAATGACGCCGATCCCGACGGTGTGAGCGAGACACTTAAGGTCAGTGTGGTCTCCGCCCCCGGCATGCCCACCACCAGCGCCTCCGTCACCTCCTCCGGCGCGGTGCGTGTGGCGTTGGAAGCCGCCGAGCAGATGATCCCCTACACCATCACCGACCAGGACGGCCTGCAGGCCACGGCCATCATCTGGGTGCCAGGCCTGGACAAGCAGTACCCGGTGCTGGGCAAGAACGACGTCATCCGTGTCACGGCGGGCCAGAGCGCCACCATGAAGCTCTCCGAATATGTGCAGGTCCGGGAAGGGCGCCAACCCCGCCTCACCGAGGCCTCCAAGATCTCACTTTTAGGCGCCGCCAACGACAACGTCATTGTGGGCGACGGCGCAGGCATCAACTATGCCGCGGACATCAAGTTTTATGGCCCGGGGTCCATCACCTTTGAAGTCACCGATGGAACTGGTCCTGATGACCCAGACGGCCTGAAGTCCACGCTGACCGTCATGACGATCGTTGACCCCGCGTCCTCGGATGCGGCGGACAAGGACAAGGAGAACACTCCTCCCACCTTTACCGGTTCAACGCTCGAGGTTCCGGCTCAAAAGACAGCCACTTTGGACGTGGGGCCGCTGGCCTTCGACGTAGACCCGGGCGACAAGGAAAAGTTCAAATACTCCATGGCAGGCGCAGCCCCGGCGGGCTTCAAGGTGGAGCTGAAGGGTACCGTACTGACGGCTACCCAGAATGACGGCACCAAGGTGGGCGCCACAGGCACTATCCGGCTGCAAGTCACCGACGGCAACAGTGAACCGGTGGCCGCCGACGTCGTACTCAAGGCCACTTCCTCCCCGGAGCCGCTGCCCGTTGCCAACGATGACATCATCCTTGACGCCCACGCGGGTCGCGAAGAAGTCATCAAGGTGCTGCTCAACGATGTGAACCCCTTCCCCGACACCCCGTTGAAGGTGGTGGGGACATCCATGGAAACGGGCAGCCCGGGCATCACCGTCAGCAACAAGGACGATTCCGTCACTGTCAACACCGAGCCCAACTACAAGGGCACGGTGGTGGTGCGCTACATCGTCGCCGACAAGACCAAGGACGCCGACAGGTACGCCAACGGACGCATTCGCATCACCGTCAAGGGCAAGCCGGACGCCCCCTCCAAGCCGCAGGTGGTGGAGGAGAAGGACCAGTCGGTGCTGTTGAAGTGGGTCCCGCCCGCTGACAACGGATCGCCCATCACCCGGTACACGGTTGAGTGGGTGGGCGGCCGGCAGGACTGTGCAGCAAACACCTGCACCGTCATGGGACTGAAGAATGCCCAGGCGTACAAGTTCACTGTCACTGCCACGAACGACGTCGGCACGTCCGCGCCGTCGCCGTCCTCCGTCAGTGCCACACCCGACCGCATGCCCGACGCCCCGGCAGCGCCACAGACCCTCTTTGGCGACCAGCAGGTTGACCTCTCATGGGTGACCCCCGTGGGCGAGTTCTCCGCCGTGACCAAATACAATGTGCAGATCTCGCCCGCCCCGGCAGGACAAAACGGCCAAAAGTCCGCCGTCACCGGGAACAAGCTGACGTGGACAGGTCTGGCCAACGGCACCGAGTACCAGTTCCGGGTCCAGGCTATCAACAACGCCCCGAACCCCTCCGAGTGGGGCAAATACTCGGCGTCGGTCATTCCCGCGGGCCTGCCCACCGTCCCGGCCATACCCCGGGTCGACACCAGGGCTGCGGTGGGAACCAACAGCCAGGTGGCTGTGACCTGGCCGCCGGTCACTGACAACGGTGACCCGATCAGTGCCTACGAGGTGGAGCGTACGGGCGGTGGCCAAAGCGCCACGACGCAAATCGTCACGAATACCACCGCCACGTTCTCGGTCAGCACCTCCACCGAGGGCTACCAATACCGGGTGCGGGCCACCAACAAGGCAGGCACCACAGCCTATGGCGCCGCGTCCGCCCCGCAGCGTGCCGTGGGCAAGGTGGATGTCATGGCGGCCCCCGCAATCAGCATTGTGGACCCGAACGGAAATGGCGGCTACGTCACCGTGACGTACACGCCACTGAGCGCCAACCAACTCAACGGCTATGCCGCGGGGGAGGTGCAATACTGCGTCAAGCTGTCCACGGCAGCCGAAGCCTGCGGCGTGCCCTCGGGAGCAAAGCTGGCTTCACCCAATGCCGAAGTCGTCTACGCCACGGTGCGGGCCCAAGCCACGGCAGGGTCCTGGTCCTCCGCCGGTGACGCCTCGGCCGCCTCGGGCACCGTGGCACCATACGGAGTGCCGTTTGCGCCGACGGTGGCCGGTTCCACCGCCCCCGCACAGGTCAAGACGGTCAGCTGGAGCTGGGGTGTGGCCAACGCCAACGGCAGTGACATAGTCCGGTACGAGATCAGCCTTAACGGTGCGGGGTGGGCCTCCGTGGGCGGCAATAGGATCTACTCCACTGCCACCGGCAACTTCAACGACACCGCCACGCTGAGCGTGCGCTCCTGCCATGCAGGTGCTTGCGGCGCCGGCTCCCCGGCGGTGACCTCACGGGCAGGATCGGCCCCGCCGCCCCCCGTAACGCAGTGGAACTTGACGAACTCCGGCAACGACTCCTGCATGGATCCTGCCGGCGGGACCAACTGGACCGGCAACGGCTGCAATGGCGGCCACTGGTTAAACAGGGGCGAAACCATGACGACAACGTGCTACATCAACAGGGGAGGGTCCCTGCCAGGCCCGTGGTATAGGCAAGTAAGTGGGCCAAACGCGGCGAACAACGGCCTCTACGCGCGATGGGACGCCTTCAACACGGATAGAAACGCCCACCCCATCGCGCCGATTCCGCTATGCTGA
- a CDS encoding alpha/beta hydrolase family esterase codes for MGNKHAWTTADLMATDHRILVDGQERSYSMVTAAPRNNGPTPELAAVLIFLHGSNQTGPKLRAFSGHSLDGLAVSGRVAVVYPNGHRSVWNHARAGAGAVDDMSFMAALVEHFHQLHGLLPVIAAGYSNGGQLVIRMIHEIPGKLDGAAIFSATLPRSGGLAFADKQQPMPVVLIHGTRDLVVPYNGDAGFLGLGFRNRGPSAPETARYFAARNNITAPPLVSRLPHRAESGSTYVTLTSYAQQGRDPVKLYTVVGGGHVVPNPHKSAIFVLGRTTLDISAAQALTEAFPVLRG; via the coding sequence ATGGGCAACAAGCATGCGTGGACGACGGCCGATCTGATGGCCACTGATCACCGGATACTGGTTGACGGGCAGGAACGGAGCTACTCCATGGTCACGGCCGCCCCGAGAAATAACGGGCCCACCCCCGAGCTTGCCGCTGTCCTGATTTTCTTGCACGGCTCCAACCAGACGGGGCCCAAGCTGCGTGCTTTTAGCGGGCACAGCCTTGACGGCCTGGCGGTGAGCGGCCGCGTGGCCGTCGTCTACCCCAATGGCCACAGGAGTGTCTGGAACCATGCGCGTGCGGGCGCCGGGGCCGTGGACGACATGTCCTTCATGGCGGCGCTAGTGGAGCATTTTCACCAGCTGCACGGCCTCCTTCCCGTCATAGCGGCCGGTTACTCCAACGGCGGGCAGCTGGTGATCCGGATGATCCATGAGATTCCTGGGAAGCTCGACGGCGCCGCCATCTTCAGTGCCACCCTTCCCCGTTCTGGTGGGTTGGCTTTTGCCGACAAACAGCAGCCGATGCCTGTGGTGCTGATACACGGGACACGGGACCTGGTGGTTCCCTACAACGGTGATGCCGGTTTTCTGGGCCTCGGCTTCAGGAACAGGGGACCGTCCGCTCCGGAAACCGCCCGCTATTTTGCCGCCCGGAACAACATCACTGCCCCGCCGCTCGTCTCACGCCTGCCGCACCGAGCAGAAAGCGGCAGCACGTACGTCACACTCACCAGTTACGCACAACAGGGTCGGGATCCGGTGAAGTTGTACACGGTTGTTGGCGGCGGGCACGTGGTCCCCAACCCGCACAAAAGTGCCATTTTTGTTTTGGGTAGAACCACCCTGGACATCAGCGCAGCACAAGCCCTGACGGAGGCCTTCCCAGTCCTGCGTGGCTAA
- a CDS encoding DUF222 domain-containing protein, with protein sequence MEATAGRPGYPGSTGSGTGIGGHIHQLLALATALARTATPSFAGTGPATAPASTGPATAPASMAEGSSGVGRAPFGLELGALSDTESMDWAQTLEHLSRLLAGLGVQAAADLADRVRAGRYDKDGFRTPAELLTSSLKLGRGEAHRRLRLAEHLLPATDGLTGTITAPTQPVLAAAFFAGDVSLEQALIISSFTDEATHLAQAGQIPEGTDRELEETLTSYALVEPPDFLRPLGLQAVNLLNPDGQRPTEGELLAKQGIFFRRPHRGLVGFDGHLTILQYETMLASIDSATNPNQHKHKHRHRHRRRQRQRQQC encoded by the coding sequence ATGGAAGCAACGGCAGGGAGGCCGGGTTATCCCGGATCCACAGGTAGCGGCACTGGTATTGGTGGGCACATCCACCAATTACTGGCCCTTGCCACGGCCCTAGCCCGAACGGCCACCCCGAGCTTTGCAGGCACCGGCCCTGCCACGGCTCCTGCCAGCACTGGCCCTGCCACGGCTCCTGCCAGCATGGCTGAGGGGTCCTCGGGGGTCGGGCGGGCCCCGTTCGGGTTGGAGCTGGGTGCGCTCAGCGATACCGAGTCCATGGACTGGGCACAAACCCTCGAACATCTCTCCCGGCTCCTGGCCGGGCTGGGGGTGCAGGCCGCCGCGGACCTCGCGGACCGGGTCCGGGCCGGCCGGTACGACAAAGACGGCTTCCGGACCCCGGCAGAGCTACTGACCAGCTCCTTGAAACTGGGCCGGGGCGAAGCCCACCGCCGGCTCCGCCTAGCCGAGCACCTCCTGCCCGCCACCGATGGTTTGACCGGCACCATCACAGCCCCGACACAGCCGGTGCTCGCAGCAGCATTCTTTGCCGGAGACGTCTCACTCGAGCAGGCACTGATCATCTCTTCCTTCACCGACGAAGCCACCCACCTAGCCCAAGCCGGCCAGATCCCGGAAGGCACAGACCGGGAACTGGAGGAAACCCTCACCAGCTACGCCCTGGTAGAGCCCCCAGACTTCCTACGCCCCCTGGGCCTACAAGCGGTGAACCTGCTAAACCCCGACGGGCAACGCCCCACCGAGGGTGAACTATTAGCCAAGCAAGGCATCTTCTTCCGCCGCCCCCACCGCGGACTGGTCGGCTTCGACGGCCATCTCACCATCCTGCAATACGAAACCATGCTGGCCAGCATCGACTCCGCCACCAACCCCAACCAACACAAACACAAACACAGACACAGACACAGGCGCCGACAACGGCAACGGCAACAGTGCTGA
- a CDS encoding HNH endonuclease signature motif containing protein, with amino-acid sequence MGPESWPPPSQGPAPAWACPGSQEPFTTGWEPTIDNNEDWSTIHAPHHPPNNPGGPDNCGGPDNPGGPDTTQDRGARPWPHLLNGTSVPEPGSEEDLPGLDPIDPHSTDPAVTDRRTHGQKLLDGLIDCLKLAARTGLLPITGGLRPQVFISTTQTELERKNTAGEPLGIALAPYSGPQPLAAFAETLCDADITGTILGDGSEILNVGRTQRLFTTAQRKILLARDLGCTFPDCTKPGTWTEAHHIIPWYEGGENNINNAAPLCGPHHTLTHQGHWTVRLNQGIPFYTPSYNVDPTQHERRNTYHHGTPRTQNPTNQDHQDLDKRDHRRHTRPTLGWGEGWAVGPTTARDPLRACEQWEPVGISRRRFPGRGHVGAEPGKSHQNRVRVPWAVL; translated from the coding sequence ATGGGCCCGGAGAGCTGGCCGCCACCCTCGCAGGGCCCGGCCCCGGCATGGGCATGCCCCGGCAGTCAGGAGCCCTTCACCACCGGGTGGGAACCCACCATCGATAACAACGAGGACTGGTCCACGATCCACGCACCCCACCACCCACCCAACAACCCTGGCGGACCTGACAACTGCGGCGGCCCTGACAACCCTGGCGGACCTGACACCACCCAGGACCGTGGTGCCCGTCCGTGGCCACACCTACTCAATGGCACCAGCGTGCCCGAACCCGGCAGCGAAGAAGACCTACCCGGCCTAGACCCCATCGATCCACACTCCACCGACCCAGCCGTAACCGACCGACGCACCCACGGACAAAAACTCCTCGACGGGCTCATCGACTGCCTCAAACTCGCCGCCCGCACCGGCCTACTCCCGATCACCGGCGGCCTCAGACCCCAAGTATTCATCAGCACCACCCAAACCGAACTCGAACGCAAGAACACCGCCGGGGAACCCCTCGGCATCGCACTAGCCCCCTACAGCGGCCCACAACCCCTAGCAGCCTTCGCCGAAACCCTCTGCGACGCCGACATCACCGGCACCATCCTCGGCGACGGCAGCGAGATCCTCAACGTCGGCCGCACCCAACGCCTCTTCACCACCGCACAACGCAAAATCCTGCTCGCCCGCGACCTCGGCTGCACCTTCCCCGACTGCACCAAACCCGGAACCTGGACCGAAGCCCACCACATCATCCCCTGGTACGAAGGCGGGGAAAACAACATCAACAACGCCGCACCACTCTGCGGCCCCCACCACACCCTCACACACCAAGGCCACTGGACCGTCCGCCTCAACCAAGGCATCCCCTTCTACACCCCCAGCTACAACGTGGACCCCACCCAACACGAACGCCGCAACACCTACCACCACGGCACCCCCCGCACACAAAACCCCACCAACCAAGACCACCAGGATCTCGACAAGCGCGATCACCGAAGACACACACGACCAACGTTGGGTTGGGGAGAGGGTTGGGCTGTTGGGCCCACGACGGCGAGGGACCCGCTGCGAGCTTGCGAGCAGTGGGAGCCGGTGGGGATTAGTCGACGACGATTCCCTGGCCGCGGCCACGTTGGAGCAGAACCGGGGAAATCTCACCAAAACCGCGTACGTGTTCCATGGGCAGTTCTGTGA